The following are encoded together in the Vidua macroura isolate BioBank_ID:100142 chromosome 6, ASM2450914v1, whole genome shotgun sequence genome:
- the LOC128809050 gene encoding deleted in malignant brain tumors 1 protein-like — MPVRPCLSRRLRCPARECRAREGPWQGPHSPEAPQRAGGMPELLAELQEAVGSQLGVTQAQAGSGELRLVGGGGGRCAGRVEVKHGGEWGSVCVFDYDVEALWAVVVCRQLGCGRVASSSPYAPFGQGSGRIWLQPFYCRGAEDTLEECRHFGWGRHFCGHERDVGVTCTDAVELRLAGGSSACAGRVEVKLQGQWGSVGDNDWDMEDAEVVCQQLGCGSASGAYYARDTFGLEGWLVSLVQVDCSGNEATLWDCKIRSWGLYNSSVHYWDAAVVCQGFSRLVGGDGACAGRLEVRQGRAWVGVCEDQVDMKAAQVVCRELGCGEALAIPGRAGFGRGSGSFLDRGFQCNGSEPLLSACARRPAHRQGCTGPASVTCSSYTGFRLGNSSSGCSGRVEVAVRGTWGSVCASEWDLADAHVLCRQLGCGRAFSVPPGGSFGSGEGPLRPDAFGCSGSERHPGECPVAVLGKPPCAPGNAAAVNCSGSVESLRLVEGETRCDGFLEMAVSTGAWHRVPGEVSPVRNFSKVCWELGCGGLDRTDAVHGQIYLSDVNTTERPMTESVIPTIMDTTPNATTGTISDDNFGNEREFVTTAAADIPHGSYTVCSGGCCERGWRWRCPRQPPQPMPCVATGSRQVRLVGSSGRCAGRVEVYSGGSWSSVCQEGWDLQDAAVVCRQLGCGRALEAPSSARSGAVPGPLWPYIPDCSGSEESLWECGRTERRQCGRGGGAGAVCSEQLSVRLAGGHGRCRGYLEVSYNGTWGRVCASGTSSGTAAAVCRQLGCGDQGSLSPVPSQQPPLAWLAWVGCEDGARSLWGCPSAPWHLQSCGTDGYAQVECEEDSDGTSDGHSAPYPEGATSTGSSARACIPHSGLAGIPLPSLPARVPTGVPSRTPSAVALGTVPVPTVLCVVLGTLLCLSLGALALLLCRARARRRGPGKAADATSNAIYEELDYKAMPEYQEVPTPPGSLSEGWVKKLPYYTGDSVEGSDTEAAPDPPAQPEQGSPDGYDDALDVPQEAPAPSTGDISEGVARQKWICVLPTGGISSPPSHPGATRDPTDQPPGHMDYDDHPAVAGQPGHGPCLRHVVLQEVPELRGGLQSPEGVQILQQGLAEAVRAQPGRAGGKRRGEGAGACGEGGREGGAAAAAMPVRPCLSRRLRCPARECRAWEGPWQGPHSPEAPQRAGGMPELLAELQEAVGSQLGVTQAQAGSGELRLVGGGGRCAGRVEVKHGGEWGSVCVYDYDVEALWAVVVCRQLGCGRVARASPYAPFGQGSGRIWLQPFYCRGTEDTLEECPHFGWGRHFCGHERDVGVTCTDAVELRLAGGSSACAGRVEMKLQGQWGSVADDIWDMEDAEVVCQHVGCGSASGAYYARDTFGLGVGLISLVRVDCSGKEATLLDCTIRGWGPYNSSIHDLDTAVFCQGRSWAWGGRGTSCTSLDTAPAGFSRLVGGDGACAGRLEVRQGRAWVGVCEDQVDMKAAQVVCRELGCGEVLAIPSRAGFGRGSGSFLDRGFQCNGSEPLLSACARRPAHRQGCTGPASVTCSSYTGFRLGNSSSGCSGRVEVAVRGTWGSVCASEWDLADAHVLCRQLGCGRAFSVPPGGSFGSGEGPLRPDAFGCSGSERHPGECPVAVLGKPPCAPGNAAAVNCSGSAESLRLVEGETRCDGFLEMAVSTGAWHRVPGEVSPVRNFSKVCWELGCGGLDRTDAVHGQIYLSDVNTTERPMTERVIPTIMDTTPNATTGTISDDNFGNEREFVTTAPADIPHGSYTVCSGGCCERGRRWRCPRQPPQPMPCVATGSRQVRLVGSSGRCAGRVEVYSGGSWSSVCQEGWDLQDAAVVCRQLGCGRALEAPSSARSGAIPGPLWPYIPDCSGSEESLWECGRTERRQCGRGGGAGAVCSEQLSVRLAGGHGRCRGYLEVSYNGTWGRVCASGTSSGTAAAVCRQLGCGDRGSLSPVPSQQPSLAWLAWVGCEDGARSLWGCPSAPWHLQSCGTDGYAQVECEEDSDGTSDGHSAPYPEGATSTGVPSRTPSAVALGTVPVPTVLCVVLGMLLCLSLGALAPLLCRARARRRGTGKAADATFDAIYEELDYKAMPESQEVPTPPGSLSEGWVKKLPYYTGDSVEGSDTEAAPDPPAQPEQGSPDGYDDALDVPQEAPAPSTGDISEGVARQKWICVLPTGGISSPPSSPGATRDPTDQPPGHMDYDDVGCSALGTLPWLRCPARECRAREGPWQGPHSPEAPQRAGGMPELLAELQEAVGSQLGVTQAQAGSGELRLVGGGGRCAGRVEVKHGGEWGSVCVYDYDVEALWAVVVCRQLGCGRVARASPYAPFGQGSGRIWLQPFYCRGTEDTLEECPHFGWGRHFCGHERDVGVTCTDAVELRLAGGSSACAGRVEMKLQGQWGSVADDIWDMEDAEVVCQHVGCGSASGAYYARDTFGLGVGLISLVRVDCSGKEATLLDCTIRGWGPYNSSIHDLDTAVFCQGRSWAWGGRGTSCTSLDTAPAGFSRLVGGDGACAGRLEVRQGRAWVGVCEDQVDMKAAQVVCRELGCGEVLAIPSRAGFGRGSGSFLDRGFQCNGSEPLLSACARRPAHRQGCTGPASVTCSSYTGFRLGNSSSGCSGRVEVAVRGTWGSVCASEWDLADAHVLCRQLGCGRAFSVPPGGSFGSGEGPLRPDAFGCSGSERHPGECPVAVLGKPPCAPGNAAAVNCSGSAESLRLVEGETRCDGFLEMAVSTGAWHRVPGEVSPVRNFSKVCWELGCGGLDRTDAVHGQIYLSDVNTTERPMTERVIPTIMDTTPNATTGTISDDNFGNEREFVTTAPADIPHGSYTVCSGGCCERGRRWRCPRQPPQPMPCVATGSRQVRLVGSSGRCAGRVEVYSGGSWSSVCQEGWDLQDAAVVCRQLGCGRALEAPSSARSGAIPGPLWPYIPDCSGSEESLWECGRTERRQCGRGGGAGAVCSEQLSVRLAGGHGRCRGYLEVSYNGTWGRVCASGTSSGTAAAVCRQLGCGDRGSLSPVPSQQPSLAWLAWVGCEDGARSLWGCPSAPWHLQSCGTDGYAQVECEEDSDGTSDGHSAPYPEGATSTGVPSRTPSAVALGTVPVPTVLCVVLGMLLCLSLGALAPLLCRARARRRGTGKAADATFDAIYEELDYKAMPESQEVPTPPGSLSEGWVKKLPYYTGDSVEGSDTEAAPDPPAQPEQGSPDGYDDALDVPQEAPAPSTGDISEGVARQKWICVLPTGGISSPPSSPGATRDPTDQPPGHMDYDDVGCSALGTLP; from the exons GCTCCGGGGAGCTGCGTCTGgtgggcggcggcggcgggcgctgtGCCGGGCGCGTGGAGGTGAAGCACGGCGGTGAGTGGGGCTCCGTGTGCGTCTTCGACTACGACGTGGAAGCTCTCTGGGCCGTGGTGGTGTGCcggcagctgggctgtggccgGGTGGCCAGCTCGTCCCCGTACGCCCCGTTCGGGCAGGGCAGTGGGCGGATCTGGCTGCAGCCCTTCTACTGCCGAGGCGCCGAGGATACGCTGGAGGAGTGTCGGCACTTCGGATGGGGACGGCACTTCTGCGGCCACGAGCGGGACGTGGGAGTgacctgcacag ATGCCGTGGAGCTGAGGCTGGCGGGcggcagcagtgcctgtgctgggagggtGGAGGTGaagctgcagggacagtggggcTCGGTGGGCGACAACGACTGGGACATGGAGGACGCCGAGGTGGtttgccagcagctgggctgtggctcgGCTTCCGGTGCCTACTACGCCCGTGACACCTTCGGTTTAGAGGGCTGGCTCGTCAGCCTGGTCCAGGTGGACTGCAGTGGGAACGAGGCCACACTTTGGGACTGCAAGATCCGTAGCTGGGGACTCTATAACAGCAGCGTCCATTATTGGGACGCTGCCGTTGTCTGCCAAG ggtTCTCCCGGCTAGTCGGAGGTGATGGAGCCTGTGCCGGGCGTCTGGAGGTGCGTCAGGGCCGGGCCTGGGTCGGTGTCTGTGAGGATCAGGTGGACATGAAGGCGGCCCAGGTggtgtgcagggagctgggctgcgGTGAGGCGCTCGCCATCCCTGGCCGTGCTGGATTTGGGAGAGGATCAGGATCATTCTTGGACAGGGGCTTCCAGTGCAATGGCAGCGAGCCCCTCCTCAGTGCCTGTGCCCGGCGTCCGGcccacaggcagggctgcaccGGCCCTGCCAGCGTCACCTGCTCGT CCTACACGGGCTTCCGGCTGGGCAACAGCAGCTCGGGATGCTCCGGGCGAGTGGAGGTGGCGGTGCGGGGCACGTGGGGATCCGTCTGCGCCAGCGAGTGGGACCTGGCCGACGCGCACGTCCTGTGCCGCCAGCTGGGCTGCGGCCGCGCCTTCAGCGTGCCCCCGGGAGGCTCCTTCGGCAGCGGGGAGGGGCCGCTGCGGCCGGACGCCTTCGGCTGcagcgggagcgagcggcaCCCGGGCGAGTGCCCCGTGGCCGTGCTGGGGAAGCCGCCCTGTGCGCCGGGAAACGCCGCTGCCGTCAACTGCTCAG GCAGTGTCGAGTCCCTGCGGCTGGTGGAAGGTGAGACCCGGTGCGATGGGTTTCTGGAGATGGCCGTAAGCACCGGGGCGTGGCACCGTGTACCAGGAGAGGTTTCGCCCGTACGGAATTTCAGCAAagtgtgctgggagctgggctgtggaggACTGGACAGGACTGATGCTGTCCATGGTCAGATCTACCTGTCGGATGTCAACACGACGGAGAGGCCCATGACAGAAAGCGTGATTCCAACCATCATGGACACGACCCCCAATGCGACCACTGGGACAATTAGCGATGATAATTTTGGGAATGAAAGGGAGTTTGTCACGACTGCAGCAGCTGACATCCCTCATGGGAGCTACactgtgtgctcaggtgggtgTTGcgagaggggctggaggtggcGGTGCCCCAGGCAGCCACCCCAGCCCATGCCTTGCGTGGCCACAGGCAGCCGGCAGGTGAGGCTGGTGGGGAGCTCTGGGCGCTGTGCCGGGCGCGTGGAGGTCTATTCCGGTGGCAGCTGGAGCTCCGTGTGCCAGGAAGGCTGGGACCTGCAGGACGCCGCCGTTGTCTGCcggcagctgggctgtggcagggcaCTGGAGGCGCCGAGCTCGGCGCGCTCGGGCGCCGTCCCGGGGCCGCTGTGGCCGTACATCCCCGACTGCTCCGGGTCCGAGGAGTCTCTCTGGGAATGCGGGCGCACGGAACGGCGCCAgtgcgggcgcggcggcggggcaggggccGTCTGCTCAG agcagctctccGTGCGGCTGGCAGGAGGCCACGGGCGCTGCCGGGGCTACCTGGAGGTGTCCTACAACGGCACCTGGGGCCGCGTGTGCGCCAGCGGCACCAGCAGCGGCACCGCCGCCGCCGTCTGCcgccagctgggctgtggggaccAGGGCTcgctctcacctgtcccctcccagcagccacCCCTTGCGTGGCTGGCCTGGGTGGGCTGTGAGGACGGGGCCCGCTCGCTCTGGGGGTGCCCCTCGGCCccctggcacctgcagagctgtggcaccGACGGGTACGCACAAGTGGAGTGTGAGGAGGACAGTGACGGCACCTCTGATGGACACAGCGCCCCATATCCAGagggtgccaccagcacaggtaGCTCTGCCCGTGCCTGCATCCCCCACAGCGGGCTGGCTGGGATCCCCCTCCCCTCACTGcctgcccgtgtccccacaGGTGTCCCCAGCAGAACACCCTCAGCAGTGGCCCTGGGGACTGTGCCTGTGCCCACTGTGCTGTGCGTGGTGCTGGGGACgctgctgtgcctgtccctgggtgccctggccctgctgctgtgccgTGCCCGTGCCCGACGCCGAG GCCCTGGCAAAGCTGCAGATGCCACCTCCAATGCTATTTACGAGGAGCTGGATTACAAAGCCATGCCAGAGTACCAGGAGGTGCCCACTCCCCCAG GTTCCCTGTCGGAGGGATGGGTGAAGAAGCTGCCGTATTACACCGGGGACAGCGTGGAGGGGAGTGACACCGAGGCAGCGCCAG atccccctgcccagcccgaGCAAGGAAGCCCGGATGGCTACGACGATGCCCTGGATGTGCCACAGGAggcccctgctcccagcacgggGGACATCTCTGAGGGAGTGGCACGGCAGAAGTGGATCTGTGTCCTCCCCACAG GTGGGATCTCGTCCCCTCCAAGTCACCCAGGAGCCACCAGGGACCCCACGGATCAGCCCCCTGGGCACATGGACTATGATGAT CACCCCGCGGTGGCAGGGCAGCCGGGCCATGGCCCCTGCCTGCGGCACGTCGTGCTCCAGGAGGTTCCCGAACTTCGGGGCGGGCTGCAGAGCCCGGAGGGCGTCCAgatcctgcagcaggggctggctgAAGCCGTCCGTGCTCAGCCTGGGCGTGCAGGAGGcaagagaagaggagaaggtgctggagcttgtggggagggagggagggagggaggtgcagCCGCAGCCGCGATGCCGGTGCGGCCCTGCCTGTCCCGCAGGCTCCGCTGCCCGGCTCGGGAATGCCGGGCATGGGAGGGGCCGTGGCAGGGCCCTCACTCACCCGAGGCTCCGCAGCGGGCAGGCGGGATGCCGGAGCTGCTGGCGGAGCTGCAGGAGGCCGTGGGCTCCCAGCTGGGTGTCACTCAGGCCCAGGCAG GCTCCGGGGAGCTGCGTCTGgtgggcggcggcgggcgctgtGCCGGGCGCGTGGAGGTGAAGCACGGCGGTGAGTGGGGCTCCGTGTGCGTCTACGACTACGACGTGGAAGCTCTCTGGGCCGTGGTGGTGTGCcggcagctgggctgtgggcgGGTGGCCAGGGCGTCCCCGTACGCCCCGTTCGGGCAGGGCAGTGGGCGGATCTGGCTGCAGCCCTTCTACTGCCGAGGGACCGAGGATACGCTGGAGGAGTGTCCGCACTTCGGATGGGGACGCCACTTCTGCGGCCACGAGCGGGACGTGGGAGTgacctgcacag ATGCCGTGGAGCTGAGGCTGGCGGGcggcagcagtgcctgtgctgggagggtGGAAATGaagctgcagggacagtggggcTCGGTGGCAGACGACATCTGGGACATGGAGGACGCCGAGGTGGTTTGCCAGCATGTGGGCTGTGGCTCGGCTTCCGGTGCCTACTACGCCCGTGACACCTTCGGTTTAGGTGTTGGGCTCATCAGCCTGGTCCGGGTGGactgcagtgggaaggaggCCACACTCTTGGACTGCACCATCCGTGGCTGGGGACCCTATAACAGCAGCATTCATGACTTGGACACTGCCGTTTTCTGCCAAGGTAGGAGCTGGGCTTGGGGGGGACGGGGCACTTCCTGCACATCTCTTgacactgctcctgcagggtTCTCCCGGCTAGTCGGAGGTGATGGAGCCTGTGCCGGGCGTCTGGAGGTGCGTCAGGGCCGGGCCTGGGTCGGTGTCTGTGAGGATCAGGTGGACATGAAGGCGGCCCAGGTggtgtgcagggagctgggctgcgGTGAGGTGCTCGCCATCCCTAGCCGTGCTGGATTTGGGAGAGGATCAGGATCATTCTTGGACAGGGGCTTCCAGTGCAATGGCAGCGAGCCCCTCCTCAGTGCCTGTGCCCGGCGTCCGGcccacaggcagggctgcaccGGCCCTGCCAGCGTCACCTGCTCGT CCTACACGGGCTTCCGGCTGGGCAACAGCAGCTCGGGATGCTCCGGGCGAGTGGAGGTGGCGGTGCGGGGCACGTGGGGATCCGTCTGCGCCAGCGAGTGGGACCTGGCCGACGCGCACGTCCTGTGCCGCCAGCTGGGCTGCGGCCGCGCCTTCAGCGTGCCCCCGGGAGGCTCCTTCGGCAGCGGGGAGGGGCCGCTGCGGCCGGACGCCTTCGGCTGcagcgggagcgagcggcaCCCGGGCGAGTGCCCCGTGGCCGTGCTGGGGAAGCCGCCCTGTGCGCCGGGAAACGCCGCCGCCGTCAACTGCTCAG GCAGTGCCGAGTCCCTGCGGCTGGTGGAAGGTGAGACCCGGTGCGATGGGTTTCTGGAGATGGCCGTAAGCACCGGGGCGTGGCACCGTGTACCAGGAGAGGTTTCGCCCGTACGGAATTTCAGCAAagtgtgctgggagctgggctgtggaggACTGGACAGGACTGATGCTGTCCATGGTCAGATCTACCTGTCGGATGTCAACACGACGGAGAGGCCCATGACAGAACGGGTGATTCCAACCATCATGGACACGACCCCCAATGCGACCACTGGGACAATTAGTGATGATAATTTTGGGAATGAAAGGGAGTTTGTCACGACTGCACCAGCTGACATCCCTCATGGGAGCTACactgtgtgctcaggtgggtgTTGTGAGAGGGGCCGGAGGTGGCGGTGCCCCAGGCAGCCACCCCAGCCCATGCCTTGCGTGGCCACAGGCAGCCGGCAGGTGAGGCTGGTGGGGAGCTCTGGGCGCTGTGCCGGGCGCGTGGAGGTCTATTCCGGTGGCAGCTGGAGCTCCGTGTGCCAGGAAGGCTGGGACCTGCAGGACGCCGCCGTTGTCTGCcggcagctgggctgtggcagggcaCTGGAGGCGCCGAGCTCGGCGCGCTCGGGCGCCATCCCGGGGCCGCTGTGGCCGTACATCCCCGACTGCTCCGGGTCCGAGGAGTCTCTCTGGGAATGCGGGCGCACGGAACGGCGCCAgtgcgggcgcggcggcggggcaggggccGTCTGCTCAG agcagctctccGTGCGGCTGGCAGGAGGCCACGGGCGCTGCCGGGGCTACCTGGAGGTGTCCTACAACGGCACCTGGGGCCGCGTGTGCGCCAGCGGCACCAGCAGCGGCACCGCCGCTGCCGTCTGCcgccagctgggctgtggggaccGGGGCTCGCTCTcgcctgtcccctcccagcagccatCCCTTGCGTGGCTGGCCTGGGTGGGCTGTGAGGACGGGGCCCGCTCgctctggggctgcccctcGGCCccctggcacctgcagagctgtggcaccGACGGGTACGCACAAGTGGAGTGTGAGGAGGACAGTGATGGCACCTCTGATGGACACAGCGCCCCATATCCAGagggtgccaccagcacag GTGTTCCCAGCAGAACGCCCTCAGCAGTGGCCCTGGGGACTGTGCCTGTGCCCACTGTGCTGTGCGTggtgctggggatgctgctgtgcctgtccctgggTGCCCTGGCCCCGCTGCTGTGCCGTGCCCGTGCCCGACGCCGAG GCACTGGCAAAGCTGCAGATGCCACCTTCGATGCTATTTACGAGGAGCTGGATTACAAAGCCATGCCAGAGTCCCAGGAGGTGCCCACTCCCCCAG GTTCCCTGTCGGAGGGATGGGTGAAGAAGCTGCCGTATTACACCGGGGACAGCGTGGAGGGGAGTGACACCGAGGCAGCGCCAG atccccctgcccagcccgaGCAAGGAAGCCCGGATGGCTACGACGATGCCCTGGATGTGCCACAGGAggcccctgctcccagcacgggGGACATCTCTGAGGGAGTGGCACGGCAGAAGTGGATCTGTGTCCTCCCCACAG GTGGGATCTCGTCCCCTCCAAGTTCCCCAGGAGCCACCAGGGACCCCACGGATCAGCCCCCTGGGCACATGGACTATGATGATGTGGGCTGCAgcgccctggggacactgccatg GCTCCGCTGCCCGGCTCGGGAATGCCGGGCACGGGAGGGGCCGTGGCAGGGCCCTCACTCACCCGAGGCTCCGCAGCGGGCAGGCGGGATGCCGGAGCTGCTGGCGGAGCTGCAGGAGGCCGTGGGCTCCCAGCTGGGTGTCACTCAGGCCCAGGCAG GCTCCGGGGAGCTGCGTCTGgtgggcggcggcgggcgctgtGCCGGGCGCGTGGAGGTGAAGCACGGCGGTGAGTGGGGCTCCGTGTGCGTCTACGACTACGACGTGGAAGCTCTCTGGGCCGTGGTGGTGTGCcggcagctgggctgtgggcgGGTGGCCAGGGCGTCCCCGTACGCCCCGTTCGGGCAGGGCAGTGGGCGGATCTGGCTGCAGCCCTTCTACTGCCGAGGGACCGAGGATACGCTGGAGGAGTGTCCGCACTTCGGATGGGGACGCCACTTCTGCGGCCACGAGCGGGACGTGGGAGTgacctgcacag ATGCCGTGGAGCTGAGGCTGGCGGGcggcagcagtgcctgtgctgggagggtGGAAATGaagctgcagggacagtggggcTCGGTGGCAGACGACATCTGGGACATGGAGGACGCCGAGGTGGTTTGCCAGCATGTGGGCTGTGGCTCGGCTTCCGGTGCCTACTACGCCCGTGACACCTTCGGTTTAGGTGTTGGGCTCATCAGCCTGGTCCGGGTGGactgcagtgggaaggaggCCACACTCTTGGACTGCACCATCCGTGGCTGGGGACCCTATAACAGCAGCATTCATGACTTGGACACTGCCGTTTTCTGCCAAGGTAGGAGCTGGGCTTGGGGGGGACGGGGCACTTCCTGCACATCTCTTgacactgctcctgcagggtTCTCCCGGCTAGTCGGAGGTGATGGAGCCTGTGCCGGGCGTCTGGAGGTGCGTCAGGGCCGGGCCTGGGTCGGTGTCTGTGAGGATCAGGTGGACATGAAGGCGGCCCAGGTggtgtgcagggagctgggctgcgGTGAGGTGCTCGCCATCCCTAGCCGTGCTGGATTTGGGAGAGGATCAGGATCATTCTTGGACAGGGGCTTCCAGTGCAATGGCAGCGAGCCCCTCCTCAGTGCCTGTGCCCGGCGTCCGGcccacaggcagggctgcaccGGCCCTGCCAGCGTCACCTGCTCGT CCTACACGGGCTTCCGGCTGGGCAACAGCAGCTCGGGATGCTCCGGGCGAGTGGAGGTGGCGGTGCGGGGCACGTGGGGATCCGTCTGCGCCAGCGAGTGGGACCTGGCCGACGCGCACGTCCTGTGCCGCCAGCTGGGCTGCGGCCGCGCCTTCAGCGTGCCCCCGGGAGGCTCCTTCGGCAGCGGGGAGGGGCCGCTGCGGCCGGACGCCTTCGGCTGcagcgggagcgagcggcaCCCGGGCGAGTGCCCCGTGGCCGTGCTGGGGAAGCCGCCCTGTGCGCCGGGAAACGCCGCCGCCGTCAACTGCTCAG GCAGTGCCGAGTCCCTGCGGCTGGTGGAAGGTGAGACCCGGTGCGATGGGTTTCTGGAGATGGCCGTAAGCACCGGGGCGTGGCACCGTGTACCAGGAGAGGTTTCGCCCGTACGGAATTTCAGCAAagtgtgctgggagctgggctgtggaggACTGGACAGGACTGATGCTGTCCATGGTCAGATCTACCTGTCGGATGTCAACACGACGGAGAGGCCCATGACAGAACGGGTGATTCCAACCATCATGGACACGACCCCCAATGCGACCACTGGGACAATTAGTGATGATAATTTTGGGAATGAAAGGGAGTTTGTCACGACTGCACCAGCTGACATCCCTCATGGGAGCTACactgtgtgctcaggtgggtgTTGTGAGAGGGGCCGGAGGTGGCGGTGCCCCAGGCAGCCACCCCAGCCCATGCCTTGCGTGGCCACAGGCAGCCGGCAGGTGAGGCTGGTGGGGAGCTCTGGGCGCTGTGCCGGGCGCGTGGAGGTCTATTCCGGTGGCAGCTGGAGCTCCGTGTGCCAGGAAGGCTGGGACCTGCAGGACGCCGCCGTTGTCTGCcggcagctgggctgtggcagggcaCTGGAGGCGCCGAGCTCGGCGCGCTCGGGCGCCATCCCGGGGCCGCTGTGGCCGTACATCCCCGACTGCTCCGGGTCCGAGGAGTCTCTCTGGGAATGCGGGCGCACGGAACGGCGCCAgtgcgggcgcggcggcggggcaggggccGTCTGCTCAG agcagctctccGTGCGGCTGGCAGGAGGCCACGGGCGCTGCCGGGGCTACCTGGAGGTGTCCTACAACGGCACCTGGGGCCGCGTGTGCGCCAGCGGCACCAGCAGCGGCACCGCCGCTGCCGTCTGCcgccagctgggctgtggggaccGGGGCTCGCTCTcgcctgtcccctcccagcagccatCCCTTGCGTGGCTGGCCTGGGTGGGCTGTGAGGACGGGGCCCGCTCgctctggggctgcccctcGGCCccctggcacctgcagagctgtggcaccGACGGGTACGCACAAGTGGAGTGTGAGGAGGACAGTGATGGCACCTCTGATGGACACAGCGCCCCATATCCAGagggtgccaccagcacag GTGTTCCCAGCAGAACGCCCTCAGCAGTGGCCCTGGGGACTGTGCCTGTGCCCACTGTGCTGTGCGTggtgctggggatgctgctgtgcctgtccctgggTGCCCTGGCCCCGCTGCTGTGCCGTGCCCGTGCCCGACGCCGAG GCACTGGCAAAGCTGCAGATGCCACCTTCGATGCTATTTACGAGGAGCTGGATTACAAAGCCATGCCAGAGTCCCAGGAGGTGCCCACTCCCCCAG GTTCCCTGTCGGAGGGATGGGTGAAGAAGCTGCCGTATTACACCGGGGACAGCGTGGAGGGGAGTGACACCGAGGCAGCGCCAG atccccctgcccagcccgaGCAAGGAAGCCCGGATGGCTACGACGATGCCCTGGATGTGCCACAGGAggcccctgctcccagcacgggGGACATCTCTGAGGGAGTGGCACGGCAGAAGTGGATCTGTGTCCTCCCCACAG GTGGGATCTCGTCCCCTCCAAGTTCCCCAGGAGCCACCAGGGACCCCACGGATCAGCCCCCTGGGCACATGGACTATGATGATGTGGGCTGCAgcg